TTTAACCCTAAATCACCATGAACCGAAATTCCTTTTGCCAAATATTGTTTGGATGGAGAAACCACAGAAACATTCAAATCTAAATTGCCAAAATAAGGACCTAACGGTGGTTTTGGTTTGTTTAGTTTAACCAATTTTCCACTCAAAGAAGTTTTTAAAACTCCAGAAAATGCATTCACTTTCATTTGTTTGATTAGAATTTCATTTGAATTTGTACCATTGATAGTGAGATCTGTTGTAAGTTTCAGATCTTTCATTTCTAAACCAGGCAAATCGGCAGAAAGGTTGGCATTTACATGTTTTGAACCTGGGATTTGCACATAACTTGCGTTAAGTTTTATTTTTGGTTGTTGGCCAAGTAAATTTTGCACAGGAGAAATTTTTTCCTTTAACACGAGTGGCAATACCAACAACAAGTTAGGAGTATTTAGTTTTAAATCGAGAGGTGAAACTTGAGCGTTCAGAGTATCTCCTGGTTTCACATACCCTTTCAACTGAAGTTCAATGGCTTTATTTCCAGTGAGTGTCCTTTGGTCTAAGATAAGGTTTTGGATTTGAATTTCTTTGATCCCAAATGGCCTATCAAAAATTAAATGAGTGTTAATATCTAAATTTAAGTGGGATGCAGGTGACCTGGAACGATCGATTTGGTACCGAAATCCGTCTATATTAATATTCGAATTTACATGAATGTTCGCAAACGAATCAGCCGATGATTGTAATGCCAATTTTACTTTGCCAGCAATCCCCTGTGAATATTCAGCAAGTTGTAATTTTTCGAGTGAAGCTAAAACTTGAAATCCTGAAGATTGTGAATACTCACCTGACAAACGAATCTCAGATTGGTTATAATTGAGCTGTGATGGTGAAATCGTAAGGGATTTTAGTTTTGGGAATGGAATTTCTGTCGTAGGTTCTTTCTCTGAAGCAAAGTCTAAATTTGCCGTTAGATCTAAATTGGCTGTATCAAGTGCATGAGGTTTTTGATTCCCAATCTTTACGTACACTTTGTTCGCAAGTAGTTTTAAATTCGCTTTTGTTTGGTTCCAATTTCCATGTATTCCAGTTCCAGCCAAAGAAAGATCTCCTGAAACCTTCATGAACGGAACAATTCCTTCTAATTGGTTTAATGAAGATTGTAGATCATCTAACTTTAGTTCAGACGTTTCTACATCCACATTCACCTCTGGAGTCTCTGTGGAAAGTTTTGAAATAACACCTCCCAGTTTGAGCCACGTTTGCCCGATCACACGTAAGTCAAATTGTTGGATTTTTAACAGGTCTTCCTTTGGATCAAAATGTATGTCCGACAGAAGTCGGAATCCAGTTTGGACTTGTTTCCCTCTGACATCTAAATTGAATTTGTCCTTCCCGATATCTGTTGCGAATAAAAACAACTCAGGTGATTCTGTACGGTCCCATTCAAATTGAAGTGACATTGGTAAGGTTTCTTTCCAATTCAATTGATTCGATTTAAATTCTATCGATAATGGTCGTTCTGAATTCAGATGAACCATGACTTCATCTAACTGATTGATGGCGTCTATATTCAAAGGAATTGAAGTGAATCGGTTGGTGATGAGTTTGGTTTGGAAGTCAAAATTCTGAATCGAAGCATATTGGATATTACCCGATTCCCGAATGTATTGGAGTGATACTCCTTGTAAGTTCAAATGAGCAGTTAACTGCAAGGGAAGATAGGTATTAATTTCTGTGAGTGGCGGACCAATTTCTTTTTTTGGTTTTTCTTCCTGTTTTGGATTTGGTTTTAGTAGGTGTGATACATTCCACTCTCCATTTTTCTCTTCTATCCGAATATTCGAATCAATCAAACTGATATCAGAGAATCGAATTTTTCCTAAAAACAAAAAGGGAAGGTTATAACGTATCCTGATTTCTTTTGCGCGAAAAAATGCATCACTAGCGAATGGTCCACCTGGGTATAATTTTAGGTCTTGGATTTCAATTCCATACAGTAAGGAAAAACTAGTGAACTTACCTTCCATTTTGACCAGAGTATACTGGGAAAGGAAATGGGGTACAAGCCAGTTGGCTGTAAAATGGTTAAAAACGAGTTTGTAGAGCAGAAAGAGGACAAATAGCCCTCGAAAGGTTTTGGTTTTGGCGATTCCTAAACTACTCTTCAGGATTGGATTCATCACAAGAATCGCCTCTAAGATTTAATATTCGAAGGAGTCTTCAGCCTCTTCCAGAGTTTTGTATATCTCAAACACACTGGAAAGTTTGGTAATTTCCATCAGGTTTTCGATATCGGAATTTAAGTTCGCAAAAACGAGACGTCCATTCAGTCCATCTATGTGTTTGTAGATGTTCAGAAACGTTCCCAGTCCAGCAGAATTGATAAAGGGAACCTTTTTCAAATCAATAATGAATTTGGGGACTTGGCCTTTTTTGATGTACTGTTCAATCTTTTCAGACAACTCGAACTCATTTCCGGCTTTGATGGCACCTTCAATTTTAATGATGTGCACGTCGTTTTTACTAGTAACTTTGATTTTCATAACCCTTCGGAAGGTGGTGTTGCCATAAGCATCAATCGAATTTACCGAATGTAAAGCAAATTTTTATGCATAGTGCAATAAATCTTTGCCGACTTTCCTAAGTTCATGTTTTCCTTGTGACAAATGATTGCGAACTGCCTTTCTTGTGATGCCAAGCCATTTGGCAATCTCCCTTTCTGAAAAAAAACTTCGATCGAAGGCTCTTGTCCTACGTAACATCCAAATTTTTTTCTGTTTCCCATACCAATCCCTTCGTTTTGGGTCCGTAGTTTCATATAATTTTCTTGTGTAACGTGTGATCATAGAAGTGAGTCGTAAAAGCAATTGGCGATGTAGATTTCGTCTTTCTTCCCATTCTGAAAAAAATAAATTCTCATCCGATTGGTTTTCCCTCAATTTCCATAAGAGGAATTGTTTTAGATTTTGTTTCATGGGTAAATCGAATTGTAAGGAAAGGACTAAAGCCGTAAAGATAGGGAGTTTTTCTAGATTTGATTTTAGAATCTCTACTTTTTCTTCCATTGGATCTTCCTCATTGGCTGGGTTTGAGTAATTCCAAAGTTGTAAATACAATTCCCCTGCTTCAGGAATTTCTGAATTGCGAAAACGATTTCTGTATTGGTTGAAGATATAAGTGACAAAAAATCCCAAAACATGAGTGAGTTGGTATTTTAAACTCAAAATCCACATTTTAGAAAATACTTCTAAAATGGTAACGACCATTTCAGAACTTTCATCTTCTGAGATGTTTCTTTTTTTGGCCAATCGATCAACCATCCAAATTGGCAAATATTCTCTTACAAGTCCAAGATCATTTGTGATCCTTGCTTGGCTGATCATCGGCAAAATTTTTTCATCTAATATCTTTGGTAACATAGCCAAAGTTTTTATCGAAACAAGGAAACAATGAATACTACAATTTGATGTTTAACATTCGTTACAATCGATTAGAATGAAAATTAGATGTTAAATTATGAACTTTTTAATTTAATTTTTTTATACAATAAAATCGAAACAGAGAGGAAAACATGGATTAAGTTAAAAAATACAAATGGTAAAAAACTCACGACGGAAACTCCCAATGAAGATGCCATAAATGCCCCACAACTATTCCATGGGATTAAGGGAGAAGTAATGGTTCCTGAGTCTTCTAATGCCCTTGAAATGTCTTTTTCAGGTATTTGTTTTTCAACCGCTAGCGTTCGGAATGCACGGGCGGGGATCACAAGGGAAAGATACTGGTCTGCAGTCATTAAATTCAGTAAAAAAGAAACACCCATCGTTGATAATAAAATGTCATATTGATCTTTAACCCATCGTTTGATTTGCAGTAGGATTTCATTGAGATACCCATAACCTTCTACCACCGCCCCAAACCAAACCGCACTTACGATCAAAATTTCTGTAGGTAATATTGAAACAATTCCGCCACCACTCAAAAATTGATCCCATGTGAGATTCCCTGTTTGAGATTTGTAACCCCAAACCAGAGACCGAAACATTTCAAACGAAACTCCAGATTCCAGGATGGGAAATAAAAAAGCAGAAACGATACCGAGTAAGAAAGAGACACGCACTGGTAAATGGAACATGGAAGAACCAAATACGAGGAAAACAGGGATTAATTTCCAAAAGATGATTTTATTTTGGAGTAACTGCGACATTCCAATCTCGGTAGGCAATACGATCTCTCGGGATGGATCCCAAACAAATAAATTCAAAAGATAAAAACAAAAAACTGCCAAAAAAAAACTCATACATGTAGTCTTTAACATATGCCGTATATGAGTCCATATAGGAACGTGCGTTAAACTAGATGCCAAATTCGTTGTATCCGACAATGGAGACAGTTTATCTCCAAAATAACACCCGCTGACGATCGCTCCTGCTGCCATCACATCAGAGAATCCCCAGATTTTGGAAACACCCATAAGAGCAACACCTAACGTCCCTGCCGTTGTCCAAGAGGAACCAGAAACCATTGAAGCAATGGCCGAAACAATCGCAACAGAAGGTAAAAATAATTTTGGTTCAATAAGAATTGTACCAATTTGCATCATCGTGAGTAATACACCAGAGTATGCCCATGATGCGATGAGTAACCCTACTAAAAATAAAATCTCCATTGCAGGGAATACTGAGAGTAAATTTTTACGAAAGGCTGAGTGTAAAAAAACAAATTTATGATGTAACCTTTGTAAGTATGCAAGGCAACCAGCAAGGCATAAAGCCAAAGGATGAGGGTATGATACAATCCATACATACCTAAAAAATAAAATAGATACAACTAAGTAGAGTATGGGTGTGAGAGAAAAAAATATCGAATATTTTTTTTCTCTCTCCATATCAGTTTAATTAGAAAAAAGTAATATTGACATAATAGATGGAAAATCCAAACAAAAACAAAATCCCAAACCAAGACAATAAATTCATCCAAGGTTTTGGTCTTTCTTCTTTCGGAATTTCTTTTCCAAACAATATTAAATGATGGATCAATGCAAGTATCGGAGCATTTAAAAAGGAGACTGTTGTCGCAAAGTCGACTAAACTTTTCATATTGGTTCGGAAAAAAAGTAGGATAAAAATTGAGCCAATCCCAACGAGTAAAATCCAATACCAATACAATTTTTCTGTCGAAAACTTTTGCAAAGTTGGGAACAATCGTCTGCTTGCATTGGATACAACACGTGGGTATGCATCAAAACATGTTAAAGTTGTTGAAAACATGGTAAAAAAAGCCGCAACCAAGATAATGGGATAAGACCAAGATCCAATGGCAGTGGTATACAGTTTAACCAACTCAGAAGCAAATCCAACTGCTTGTGAAGAAAATTCCATACCTGTGTTGTACATCATATTGGAACCAAGAGCCAAAAAACAAACAGCAAGAAGTGTAGTTCCAATATAACCAATGTTAAAATCAATCATGGCATATTTCATTGGGGGTAATTTTCCATCTGGAGTTTTTTTAGCAAGTGTCCAATCAGATTGCCATACAGCAGCTTCAATCGGAATGGGCATCCAACCCATCAGAGCAATTAAGAAGGCAACATCAGCTAAGTTTCCTAATGAAAACGATTTCCCTTCTGTTGTTTGTTTTGGGATGTCTGCATAAAAGGATAAAACCATAGCGACGATTGTTGCCACTGTGAGTAGCACTACAATCCACTTCATCAGTCCATCCAATGCTTGGAATTTACCGATTGCTAATAGTAAAAAACAAAATGTTAATATGATCGCACACAACATCCATGGTTCCATTGTTAAACCAAGTAAGTTAGAAAATAAACCTGATGTAACTAACGTTACTGTTGCGACAATGATACACATGGTTCCAACGGATATAAGGAAAAAAATCCAGATTGGTAATCTTCCCAAAGATTCATAACCATCTAACAATGATTTTCCGGTTACGATCGTATATTTTGTTCCCACAACAAAGAAGGGATACTTAATAAAATTGGCAAATATTACGACTGCGAGCAATCCATACCCATATACCGCTCCAGCTCGAGTGGATTGGACCAAATGGGAAACACCCACGGCTGCTCCAGCATACAATAAACCAGGACCAAGATACGCTAAAAAAGGAAATCGTCTCATTTTGGACAAAATGACGAAACAAGAAAGATTTTGCTACTCTATTCGAGTTTGGAAGGATTCAAATAATGGTATAAGACTTGATTGAGAGCCAAAATATCAATCGGTTTGGTCAAAAAATGGTCCATACCAACATCAAAACATTTTTTACGTTCTTCGTAGAGTGCACCAGCAGTCAAAGCTATGATTGGGATTTGTTGGTTAGATTTGTCATTTCGAATGATTGTCGCTGCTTCCAATCCATCCATTTCTGGCATTTGAACATCCATAAAAATCATTTCTGGTTTTTTTGCGCTAACCATTCGAACAGCATCAACCCCATTTTCAGCTTCCAATAAATTAGCGTTTGGAATGTATTTTAATATCATTCTTTTTAAAAGGTCCCGGTTCATCAAATTGTCTTCGGCAATGAGGATACTAGGAGTCACTTCGCAAAGTTTGGACTGGTTTATATTTTCCCAAATTTCTCTCTGGAAGTTTTCATTCTTTTCTTCAGTGACATTCGCATTTTTCAGAATGAAAGTTTCGATCGAAAAACGAAACTCCGTTCCCTTCCCTTCCACAGAAGAAAATTCGATCTCACCACCCATTAGTTCAAGTAGAGATTTAGTAATACGAAGCCCAAGACCAGTCCCACCAAAACGACGTGTGGAATTGGACTCTCCTTGCCAAAACGATTGGAAAATTTTAGTTTTGTGTGATTCTGGGATTCCGATTCCTGTATCTTGAATGGAAAATTTAAGATTCATTTTCTCATTCCCAACTAACTCTGGCTCAATCTTTAATGTTACACTTCCCTTTTCGGTAAATTTGACAGCATTTCCAAGCAGGTTAATCAATATTTGCCTAAGTCTGGTTGCATCAACAACAATCCATTCTGGTAATTGATTTGATTCTATAAATTCCAATTGGATATTTTTTTCTTTCGCCTTCCATTGGAGTACACCTAGCGAGTCTTTTATGATGTGCTTCAAATTTGAAACTGTTTCGTTTAACACTAGTTTGCCAGCTTCAATTTTAGAGATATCTAATATGTCATTGATAATGCCTAACAAACCATGTGCACTACTGATTGCATTTTTTACGTATTCTTTTTGGTCTGCATCTAATTTCGTTGTCATGAGTAATTCATTAAAACCGATCACTCCATTTAAGGGAGTTCGAATTTCATGACTCATATTTGCTACAAAATCTGACTTGGCTTGGTTTGCACGTTCCGCCTCTTTTTTTGCCTGTAATAAATGTAATTCCGCATTTTTTCGATCTGTAATATCATTAAAGTGAACTACAAAATACAATGGAGAACCATTCCGATCCCGAACAAGTGAATTGGAAATTTCGATCCATAAAACTTGATTGGATTTTGAGATGTAGCGTTTTTCATAAACCACATCCACATCTTTTCCTTTGAGTGCTGATTCTCGGTATTGATAAAAAATATTCTGGTCTTCTTTATAAGCAAAATCTTTGGAAGCTCGGCCTAATAGTTCCGTTTCCTTATAACCCAACATCAGTTGGAGTTTCTTATTTACACGCAAAAACTTACCATCTAAGTCGAGAAGGCAAACTCCAACTCCCGCATTTTCAAAACTCATGCGAAATCTTTCTTCACTTTCTGCGAGTTCTTCTTGGATTTTATTTTGTTCGGTTATATCTCTGTTGATGGCAATGACACCGATCGTATTGCCATCTTTGTCTTTTAAAAAACTAACAGCAGACCGTATTTTTAATTTGGAACCATCTTTTGCAGATTGAAACACTTCACCCTGCCAGATGCCAGTCGACTTGAGATGCGCAATACTCGTTTCTCGATCACTTTCCAACATGATCGTTTGTAAGATATCAACTGTTGATTTCCCGAGAACTTCTTCTACTTTGTAGCCATAAATCCTTTCTGCAGAAAGATTCCAACTGGTGATGCGAAAATCCAAATCGGTTACAATGACGGCATCATAAAAGTATTGAAGGATGAGTGAAGAGTAAGCTTCCTTCGGAATGTTATGATCCATCGTACATCAATATACGGTAGATTTTTATAAAAGTGCAAGCGATTCCTTAAAAATCTTATCAATCACAATCAAACAATTGGTTTCCCTTTGAAAATTAGTAGGAATCCCTATCGGAAAACGAATGGAGGCGATTCTTAACATTGATTTTCATCCATTCAAAACTCCTCCTACTCGCAGATGATCTTGCATTCGAAACCAATGCAAACTGCTCAATGGATTTTGATTCGTACATAAAAAAAGCGCTCACTTTCGTGAACGCTCTATCTTACGTTATGAGTGCTAACAGAGGCAACGTCCTACTTCCACCCCCACTCGCTTCTCCGCTCCGCGGGCGAGTGTCCGAGCCTTGCTCCCTATGGGTCGCAAGTCTGTCATTTCGCGAACAATCTTTTCTGTTTACTATTGGGTTAACTCAATGGATTTTCTTGTGTACACAAAAAAGCCAACCTTTCGGTTGGCTTTTTTTATTACGTTATGAATGCTAACCCGGCAACGTCCTACTCTCCCATTGAGCGAACCCAATAGTACCATCGGCGATGAGAAGCTTGACTTCCGTGTTCGGAATGGGAACGGGTATGGCCTTCTCTCCATAATCACCAGGAGTAATTACCATGTGTACAGAAGAGAGTGGGAAGTCAAACC
The sequence above is a segment of the Leptospira levettii genome. Coding sequences within it:
- a CDS encoding LIC_11026 family protein translates to MNPILKSSLGIAKTKTFRGLFVLFLLYKLVFNHFTANWLVPHFLSQYTLVKMEGKFTSFSLLYGIEIQDLKLYPGGPFASDAFFRAKEIRIRYNLPFLFLGKIRFSDISLIDSNIRIEEKNGEWNVSHLLKPNPKQEEKPKKEIGPPLTEINTYLPLQLTAHLNLQGVSLQYIRESGNIQYASIQNFDFQTKLITNRFTSIPLNIDAINQLDEVMVHLNSERPLSIEFKSNQLNWKETLPMSLQFEWDRTESPELFLFATDIGKDKFNLDVRGKQVQTGFRLLSDIHFDPKEDLLKIQQFDLRVIGQTWLKLGGVISKLSTETPEVNVDVETSELKLDDLQSSLNQLEGIVPFMKVSGDLSLAGTGIHGNWNQTKANLKLLANKVYVKIGNQKPHALDTANLDLTANLDFASEKEPTTEIPFPKLKSLTISPSQLNYNQSEIRLSGEYSQSSGFQVLASLEKLQLAEYSQGIAGKVKLALQSSADSFANIHVNSNINIDGFRYQIDRSRSPASHLNLDINTHLIFDRPFGIKEIQIQNLILDQRTLTGNKAIELQLKGYVKPGDTLNAQVSPLDLKLNTPNLLLVLPLVLKEKISPVQNLLGQQPKIKLNASYVQIPGSKHVNANLSADLPGLEMKDLKLTTDLTINGTNSNEILIKQMKVNAFSGVLKTSLSGKLVKLNKPKPPLGPYFGNLDLNVSVVSPSKQYLAKGISVHGDLGLNLKINDYDINGELFSKLPSLSYNNQKCPGESCKAYLMEEINAKIPIQHDLAFKPDESLIIGDKSIFIKNYGRMNTPNVTIGRVIGTHPNIPNLPFEYVKKQKDSPGFSAFIEYKENFANIESLKSFSMDGIILGKNLVFNLGNLDPKNMEFRGNLLIRDIDLKQLMAPKVRDKIDDGKLKADLNIKVRDLSEPIANLDLFFSIFQIGRDFGKSALNVISAQNFFIDRITDSYPISKIDISLSRGLVYADVYFDRSLLSLIMKLEDGKISQQRMPLANFLKRAQNEIQTYQE
- a CDS encoding Na+/H+ antiporter NhaC family protein, whose amino-acid sequence is MEREKKYSIFFSLTPILYLVVSILFFRYVWIVSYPHPLALCLAGCLAYLQRLHHKFVFLHSAFRKNLLSVFPAMEILFLVGLLIASWAYSGVLLTMMQIGTILIEPKLFLPSVAIVSAIASMVSGSSWTTAGTLGVALMGVSKIWGFSDVMAAGAIVSGCYFGDKLSPLSDTTNLASSLTHVPIWTHIRHMLKTTCMSFFLAVFCFYLLNLFVWDPSREIVLPTEIGMSQLLQNKIIFWKLIPVFLVFGSSMFHLPVRVSFLLGIVSAFLFPILESGVSFEMFRSLVWGYKSQTGNLTWDQFLSGGGIVSILPTEILIVSAVWFGAVVEGYGYLNEILLQIKRWVKDQYDILLSTMGVSFLLNLMTADQYLSLVIPARAFRTLAVEKQIPEKDISRALEDSGTITSPLIPWNSCGAFMASSLGVSVVSFLPFVFFNLIHVFLSVSILLYKKIKLKSS
- a CDS encoding RNA polymerase subunit sigma-70 — translated: MLPKILDEKILPMISQARITNDLGLVREYLPIWMVDRLAKKRNISEDESSEMVVTILEVFSKMWILSLKYQLTHVLGFFVTYIFNQYRNRFRNSEIPEAGELYLQLWNYSNPANEEDPMEEKVEILKSNLEKLPIFTALVLSLQFDLPMKQNLKQFLLWKLRENQSDENLFFSEWEERRNLHRQLLLRLTSMITRYTRKLYETTDPKRRDWYGKQKKIWMLRRTRAFDRSFFSEREIAKWLGITRKAVRNHLSQGKHELRKVGKDLLHYA
- a CDS encoding STAS domain-containing protein, producing MKIKVTSKNDVHIIKIEGAIKAGNEFELSEKIEQYIKKGQVPKFIIDLKKVPFINSAGLGTFLNIYKHIDGLNGRLVFANLNSDIENLMEITKLSSVFEIYKTLEEAEDSFEY
- a CDS encoding PAS domain-containing hybrid sensor histidine kinase/response regulator; this encodes MDHNIPKEAYSSLILQYFYDAVIVTDLDFRITSWNLSAERIYGYKVEEVLGKSTVDILQTIMLESDRETSIAHLKSTGIWQGEVFQSAKDGSKLKIRSAVSFLKDKDGNTIGVIAINRDITEQNKIQEELAESEERFRMSFENAGVGVCLLDLDGKFLRVNKKLQLMLGYKETELLGRASKDFAYKEDQNIFYQYRESALKGKDVDVVYEKRYISKSNQVLWIEISNSLVRDRNGSPLYFVVHFNDITDRKNAELHLLQAKKEAERANQAKSDFVANMSHEIRTPLNGVIGFNELLMTTKLDADQKEYVKNAISSAHGLLGIINDILDISKIEAGKLVLNETVSNLKHIIKDSLGVLQWKAKEKNIQLEFIESNQLPEWIVVDATRLRQILINLLGNAVKFTEKGSVTLKIEPELVGNEKMNLKFSIQDTGIGIPESHKTKIFQSFWQGESNSTRRFGGTGLGLRITKSLLELMGGEIEFSSVEGKGTEFRFSIETFILKNANVTEEKNENFQREIWENINQSKLCEVTPSILIAEDNLMNRDLLKRMILKYIPNANLLEAENGVDAVRMVSAKKPEMIFMDVQMPEMDGLEAATIIRNDKSNQQIPIIALTAGALYEERKKCFDVGMDHFLTKPIDILALNQVLYHYLNPSKLE
- a CDS encoding NRAMP family divalent metal transporter — its product is MRRFPFLAYLGPGLLYAGAAVGVSHLVQSTRAGAVYGYGLLAVVIFANFIKYPFFVVGTKYTIVTGKSLLDGYESLGRLPIWIFFLISVGTMCIIVATVTLVTSGLFSNLLGLTMEPWMLCAIILTFCFLLLAIGKFQALDGLMKWIVVLLTVATIVAMVLSFYADIPKQTTEGKSFSLGNLADVAFLIALMGWMPIPIEAAVWQSDWTLAKKTPDGKLPPMKYAMIDFNIGYIGTTLLAVCFLALGSNMMYNTGMEFSSQAVGFASELVKLYTTAIGSWSYPIILVAAFFTMFSTTLTCFDAYPRVVSNASRRLFPTLQKFSTEKLYWYWILLVGIGSIFILLFFRTNMKSLVDFATTVSFLNAPILALIHHLILFGKEIPKEERPKPWMNLLSWFGILFLFGFSIYYVNITFF